In Geminicoccaceae bacterium, a single window of DNA contains:
- a CDS encoding DUF883 family protein, with the protein MATKTDNDVDTASIRADIDQIREEFMSLKDHLQSLGKRQAARGRAAGKAKLDELGDELEALLDDAREQGSATVSDLERQIRDRPLMSLFVAFGIGMLISQFIGRGR; encoded by the coding sequence ATGGCAACCAAAACTGACAACGACGTCGACACGGCCTCGATCCGGGCCGATATCGACCAGATCCGCGAAGAATTCATGAGCCTCAAGGACCATCTGCAAAGCCTTGGCAAGCGTCAGGCGGCACGTGGTCGCGCCGCCGGAAAGGCGAAGCTCGACGAGCTTGGAGACGAGCTCGAAGCCTTGCTGGATGATGCCCGCGAGCAGGGATCAGCCACGGTCTCCGATCTCGAACGGCAGATCCGGGATCGGCCGTTGATGAGCCTGTTCGTGGCCTTCGGCATCGGCATGCTGATCAGCCAGTTCATCGGCCGCGGCCGCTAG
- a CDS encoding ABC transporter ATP-binding protein: MIRLEQLTKTFDTPNGVVVAADKVDMEVPSGEICILLGPSGCGKTTALKMINRLIPPTSGKIYINGEDTSALDDIRLRRNIGYVIQQIGLFPNMTIEENICVVPRLLGWDMKKARDRAAELLDLVGLDARQFLGRYPKELSGGQQQRVGVIRALAADPPVMLMDEPFGAIDPINREIIQDEFLKMQAELRKTIMFVSHDIDEAVKMGDKIAIFRSGRIEQYDSPDQILAHPANEFVADFVGADRTLKRLRLVTAEEIIDVGTPVAVRTASAVDIRQKLISSQASRAVIIDGDRRPVGFVNIEEVEGASGDIGDIAHPLPVTVPVRADLRAVVSEMFAHDKMWLACTDDEGRFAGTVSQPAVTAALRATYSEPDGRTG; encoded by the coding sequence ATGATTCGCCTTGAACAGCTCACCAAGACTTTCGACACGCCCAACGGTGTGGTCGTCGCCGCCGACAAGGTCGACATGGAAGTGCCCTCGGGCGAGATCTGTATCCTTCTGGGACCTTCAGGTTGCGGCAAGACAACCGCCTTGAAGATGATCAACCGCCTGATCCCGCCGACCAGCGGCAAGATCTACATCAACGGCGAGGACACCTCGGCTCTCGACGATATCCGGCTTCGCCGCAACATCGGCTATGTGATCCAGCAGATCGGCCTGTTTCCGAACATGACCATCGAGGAGAACATATGCGTGGTGCCCAGGTTGTTGGGCTGGGACATGAAGAAGGCGCGCGATCGGGCAGCCGAGCTGCTTGATCTGGTGGGGCTGGATGCGAGGCAGTTCCTCGGCCGCTATCCCAAGGAGCTTTCGGGCGGCCAGCAGCAGCGGGTCGGTGTGATCCGGGCGCTGGCTGCGGATCCCCCGGTCATGCTGATGGACGAGCCGTTCGGGGCGATCGATCCGATCAACCGCGAGATCATCCAGGACGAATTTCTCAAGATGCAGGCGGAACTCAGGAAGACGATCATGTTCGTCAGCCACGATATCGACGAGGCGGTGAAGATGGGCGACAAGATCGCCATCTTCCGGTCGGGCAGGATCGAGCAGTATGACAGTCCGGACCAGATCCTGGCTCATCCCGCCAACGAGTTCGTCGCCGATTTCGTTGGTGCCGACCGCACGCTCAAGCGCCTGCGACTGGTTACGGCCGAAGAAATCATCGATGTCGGGACACCTGTCGCAGTGCGTACTGCGAGTGCGGTTGACATTCGCCAGAAGCTGATTTCGTCGCAGGCTTCGAGAGCGGTCATCATCGACGGCGACCGCCGTCCCGTCGGCTTTGTGAACATCGAGGAAGTCGAGGGGGCATCCGGCGACATCGGCGACATCGCGCATCCCCTGCCGGTGACGGTGCCGGTGCGTGCCGATCTGCGCGCCGTGGTGTCGGAGATGTTCGCCCATGACAAGATGTGGCTTGCCTGCACCGACGACGAGGGCCGCTTCGCCGGCACCGTGTCGCAGCCGGCCGTGACTGCCGCCCTTCGGGCAACCTATTCGGAACCGGACGGCAGGACCGGTTGA
- a CDS encoding GlxA family transcriptional regulator, with translation MNRDDDAGAWSGGAEAENGGAAYRKSAAQDGPVAAVEPFNVLFYLVEGFSMMALSSAIEPLRAANRLTGNGRYSWSLAAERMGNVLASNGIAIGAHHGLDNAPRADLTVVVASLFDESGQSPRLFSWLRRLRAEGRMIGAISNGTLLLARAGVLGNRRVTIHWEMTRLLEESFHELDVSREIYCWDRGIVTAAGGAAAMDMMLAVIMDLDGEDVAIDVAEQFLHGPIRPPSHEQLLDLRWRFRITDRRLLMAIQIMRANISDPQRIPAIAAHVGISERQFERLFVTELGKLPSDFYMDLRLRSARGMLIGSTEPLESIAQTCGFSSLGHFSRAFKAHFGESPSVARRHRSRSHGGFVQEDGGR, from the coding sequence GTGAACCGGGACGACGACGCGGGTGCCTGGTCCGGTGGTGCTGAAGCGGAGAACGGCGGGGCGGCTTATCGGAAATCCGCAGCTCAGGATGGCCCGGTCGCCGCTGTGGAGCCCTTCAACGTCCTGTTCTATCTCGTGGAAGGCTTTTCCATGATGGCACTCAGTTCAGCCATCGAACCGTTGCGGGCTGCCAACCGACTTACGGGTAACGGGCGATATTCCTGGTCGCTTGCCGCCGAACGGATGGGAAATGTCCTCGCGAGCAACGGCATAGCGATCGGTGCCCATCATGGTCTCGACAATGCGCCGCGGGCCGATCTCACGGTGGTCGTCGCCAGTCTGTTCGATGAAAGCGGTCAGTCGCCGCGACTGTTCTCATGGTTGCGACGGTTGCGGGCCGAGGGAAGGATGATTGGCGCGATCAGCAATGGCACGCTGTTGCTGGCCCGCGCCGGAGTGCTGGGGAACCGGCGGGTGACCATCCATTGGGAAATGACCCGTCTGCTTGAGGAGAGCTTCCACGAACTGGACGTTTCCCGGGAGATATATTGCTGGGACCGGGGTATTGTTACCGCTGCGGGTGGAGCGGCGGCGATGGACATGATGCTCGCGGTGATCATGGATCTCGACGGCGAGGACGTGGCCATCGATGTCGCCGAACAGTTTCTCCACGGACCGATAAGGCCGCCATCCCATGAACAGCTTCTCGACTTGCGCTGGCGGTTCCGCATCACCGATCGAAGATTGCTCATGGCGATTCAGATCATGAGGGCGAATATCTCCGATCCTCAAAGGATCCCGGCCATCGCCGCGCATGTCGGCATTTCGGAACGACAGTTCGAACGTCTTTTCGTGACGGAGCTCGGCAAGCTGCCATCCGATTTCTACATGGACCTGAGATTGCGCTCGGCGCGCGGCATGCTGATCGGCTCCACCGAACCGCTGGAATCGATCGCCCAGACCTGCGGGTTTTCCAGCCTCGGTCATTTCAGTCGTGCGTTCAAGGCGCATTTCGGCGAATCGCCGTCCGTGGCGCGTCGACATCGTTCGCGGAGCCATGGCGGATTCGTGCAAGAAGATGGCGGCAGGTGA
- a CDS encoding acyl-CoA dehydrogenase family protein has protein sequence MHDFFLTDDDRAFRAEVRSVMRRELGTRLDRIEHDRDFSAQLDVARVLGEAGYLKVMFRDLYKGNLARPGLTHAVIVSEEAAYLNYAFETTIATALSCAYPIHAHARPALRERYLSPILEGHAVGAICMTEPDVGSDSAGMATRIRFDEDSREWVIDGFKRYISNASVADVYIVWGITEPDIAPQKGMTAILVPAGTPGLSFPRTYDFMGRRGSVVGEVTLENVRVPEENLLGEMNAGFRIMLGAFNFERIILGGSGLGVARAAFDLAREHAQTRTSFGQKLGQKQLIWDMVAQMSWRIDAAELLTHRAAKMYDAGIDGKDLMREASQTKLVSTETAVFCTDRAVQILGGDGVTRQYGRVEQLYRDARALPIVGGTSEMCKYLIAAREMPSIRPNL, from the coding sequence ATGCACGACTTTTTCCTCACTGACGACGACCGGGCCTTTCGCGCCGAGGTACGTTCGGTGATGCGGCGGGAACTCGGCACACGGCTCGATCGCATCGAACATGACCGGGATTTCTCCGCACAGCTCGATGTGGCCCGTGTCCTGGGCGAGGCCGGCTATCTCAAGGTGATGTTTCGCGACCTCTACAAGGGAAATCTGGCCAGGCCCGGCCTTACCCATGCGGTGATCGTCTCCGAAGAAGCCGCCTATCTCAACTATGCCTTCGAGACCACCATCGCCACGGCGCTGTCGTGCGCCTATCCGATCCATGCCCATGCCCGGCCGGCCCTGCGCGAACGCTACCTTTCGCCAATCCTGGAAGGTCACGCTGTCGGGGCGATCTGCATGACCGAACCTGATGTCGGATCGGACAGTGCCGGCATGGCGACCCGCATCCGTTTCGACGAGGACAGTCGCGAATGGGTGATCGACGGGTTCAAGCGCTACATTTCCAATGCCTCGGTTGCCGATGTCTATATCGTCTGGGGCATCACCGAACCGGACATCGCGCCCCAGAAGGGCATGACGGCCATTCTCGTACCGGCTGGAACTCCGGGGCTTTCCTTTCCCCGCACCTATGACTTCATGGGCCGCAGGGGATCGGTGGTCGGCGAGGTGACGCTCGAAAATGTGCGTGTTCCGGAAGAAAATCTCCTTGGCGAGATGAATGCCGGTTTTCGAATCATGCTGGGCGCATTCAATTTCGAACGGATCATCCTTGGCGGATCCGGTCTCGGTGTCGCCCGCGCGGCATTCGACCTTGCCCGCGAGCATGCCCAGACGCGTACCAGCTTTGGCCAGAAACTCGGACAAAAGCAGCTCATCTGGGACATGGTCGCCCAGATGAGCTGGCGGATCGATGCAGCCGAACTGCTCACTCACCGGGCCGCGAAGATGTATGACGCGGGAATCGACGGCAAGGACCTGATGCGCGAGGCCAGCCAGACCAAGCTCGTCTCCACGGAAACGGCGGTTTTCTGCACCGATCGCGCCGTACAGATCCTCGGCGGCGATGGTGTCACGCGCCAGTACGGCCGTGTGGAACAGCTCTACCGGGATGCGCGTGCGCTACCCATCGTCGGCGGTACCTCGGAAATGTGCAAATACCTGATCGCGGCCCGTGAAATGCCGTCGATCCGGCCCAATCTGTGA
- a CDS encoding nitrilase, which produces MKAAQTILVGAAQFQSAIGDVDANMDRHLERIARGREAGLDLLVFPELSLTGHYGPERLLSAAMARTDARLAQLAEAAGPMAISVGFIEEGPAAQFYNAAAVFRDGELLHLHRKVNLPNYGKLEEGKHYASGRFVETCGLAGNWTAGLLICADVWNPALTHLAFLQGATMLICPVSSGVEAVGAEFDNPAGWALTCRFYAMMYGAPVIMCNRSGTERDLHFWGGSRIVDPFGRELAVAGPGDEMITARLDYEELRRARHLLPTVRDSNVALVLRETSRVVEDLGVPDVVRRHI; this is translated from the coding sequence ATGAAGGCCGCCCAGACCATTCTTGTCGGTGCTGCACAGTTCCAGAGCGCGATCGGCGATGTCGATGCCAACATGGACCGCCATCTGGAGCGGATCGCGCGCGGGCGCGAAGCCGGCCTCGATCTCCTCGTTTTCCCGGAACTGTCGCTGACGGGCCACTACGGCCCGGAGAGACTGCTTTCGGCGGCCATGGCGCGTACGGACGCACGATTGGCGCAGCTTGCCGAAGCGGCGGGACCGATGGCGATCTCGGTGGGCTTCATCGAGGAAGGGCCCGCGGCCCAGTTCTACAATGCTGCCGCCGTCTTCAGGGACGGCGAACTGCTGCATCTTCACCGCAAGGTCAATCTTCCCAATTATGGCAAGCTCGAAGAAGGCAAGCACTATGCTTCCGGACGCTTTGTCGAGACTTGCGGTCTCGCCGGCAACTGGACGGCGGGCCTGCTCATTTGCGCCGATGTCTGGAACCCTGCACTGACCCATCTGGCCTTCCTGCAGGGGGCAACGATGCTGATCTGCCCGGTCAGCTCCGGTGTCGAGGCGGTCGGTGCGGAGTTCGACAATCCTGCGGGCTGGGCGCTGACCTGCCGCTTTTACGCCATGATGTACGGGGCGCCGGTCATCATGTGCAATCGCAGCGGTACCGAACGCGACCTGCATTTCTGGGGCGGTTCGCGCATCGTCGATCCTTTCGGCCGCGAGCTCGCGGTGGCCGGGCCGGGCGACGAGATGATCACGGCCCGGCTGGACTACGAGGAACTCCGTCGCGCCCGCCACCTGCTGCCCACCGTGCGTGACAGCAATGTCGCCCTGGTCCTCCGGGAGACCTCCAGGGTGGTCGAGGATCTGGGCGTGCCCGATGTCGTCCGGCGACATATTTGA
- a CDS encoding ABC transporter permease produces the protein MTRSIDFGRIATGGVALIIGLWIGASGLIGEIAGYWDDIVYLAREHMILVAASGGAAILLGIPIGIWLSRPSMERYAESVMQVFNIGTTIPTLAVIALSMTLLGIGFPPAFFGLFVASLLPIVRNTYAGLLAVPPHLKEAATGMGMTPMQILLHVEVPNALYVIFSGIRTALAINVGTTPLAFLIGGGGLGELIFTGIDLMDTGMLLAGALPTALLAVLVDFLMGRAQLHLIPKGVNPLR, from the coding sequence ATGACAAGGTCCATCGATTTCGGACGGATTGCCACGGGCGGGGTTGCCCTCATCATCGGCCTGTGGATCGGTGCGTCGGGATTGATCGGCGAGATCGCCGGCTATTGGGACGATATCGTCTATCTCGCCCGAGAGCACATGATCCTCGTGGCCGCATCCGGCGGGGCAGCCATACTTCTCGGTATTCCCATCGGCATCTGGTTGTCGCGTCCGTCCATGGAACGGTACGCGGAATCGGTCATGCAGGTGTTCAACATCGGCACGACCATTCCCACTCTGGCCGTCATCGCCCTGTCGATGACATTGCTCGGTATCGGCTTTCCGCCGGCCTTCTTCGGCCTGTTCGTCGCCTCGCTGCTGCCCATCGTGCGCAACACCTATGCCGGATTGCTGGCCGTGCCGCCGCATCTCAAGGAAGCTGCGACCGGCATGGGCATGACGCCTATGCAGATCCTGTTGCACGTCGAGGTGCCCAATGCCCTCTACGTCATCTTTTCGGGCATCCGCACCGCGCTGGCCATCAATGTCGGCACGACACCGCTGGCATTTCTCATCGGGGGAGGCGGTCTGGGCGAACTCATCTTCACCGGCATCGATCTGATGGACACCGGAATGCTGCTGGCAGGTGCGCTGCCTACCGCCCTGCTGGCCGTCCTCGTCGATTTTCTCATGGGTAGGGCGCAGTTGCACCTGATCCCCAAAGGCGTGAATCCGCTGCGTTGA
- a CDS encoding glycine betaine ABC transporter substrate-binding protein, with amino-acid sequence MNMILKSALTGLAVAGFALGAQATEIVVGGKNFTEQQLLSSITEQLLSAKGYDVDNRAGMGSAAVRQAMENGQIDVYWEYTGTSLITYNKVEEKLDAEETYARVKELDSEKGIVWLEPSAANNTYAFAMRGEEASDKGIASLSDLARAVNDGAGLTFASNAEFYARPDGLKPLQEAYGFEFSRSDIKRMDTGLVYQALKDGQVDVGLVFATDGRIPAFNFVVLKDDKGYFPSYALAPVIRAEVLEANPEIGDLLNSVSEKLNDEVMAKLNAEVDVDKVSIENVAAGFLKDNGLI; translated from the coding sequence ATGAACATGATCCTCAAATCGGCCCTGACCGGGCTGGCCGTCGCAGGCTTCGCACTGGGCGCCCAGGCCACTGAAATCGTGGTGGGCGGCAAGAATTTCACCGAACAGCAACTGTTGTCGTCGATCACCGAGCAGCTGCTCTCGGCCAAGGGATACGATGTCGACAATCGGGCAGGAATGGGTTCCGCCGCGGTTCGTCAGGCCATGGAAAACGGCCAGATCGACGTCTACTGGGAATATACCGGCACCTCGCTCATCACCTACAACAAGGTCGAGGAAAAGCTGGACGCCGAGGAAACCTACGCCCGTGTCAAGGAACTCGATTCCGAGAAGGGCATCGTCTGGCTGGAGCCTTCGGCTGCCAACAATACCTACGCGTTTGCCATGCGCGGGGAGGAAGCCAGCGACAAGGGTATCGCCTCGCTCTCCGATCTGGCCAGGGCCGTCAATGACGGCGCCGGTCTCACCTTTGCCTCGAATGCCGAGTTCTATGCCCGTCCGGACGGCCTGAAACCCTTGCAGGAAGCCTATGGTTTCGAGTTCAGCCGCTCGGACATCAAGCGCATGGATACCGGCCTCGTGTATCAGGCGCTCAAGGACGGACAGGTTGATGTCGGCCTGGTGTTCGCAACCGACGGGCGTATCCCGGCCTTCAATTTTGTCGTACTCAAGGATGACAAGGGCTACTTTCCTTCCTACGCATTGGCGCCTGTCATTCGCGCCGAGGTGCTCGAAGCGAACCCGGAAATCGGCGATCTGCTCAACTCGGTCTCGGAGAAGCTCAATGACGAGGTCATGGCGAAACTGAATGCGGAGGTCGATGTCGACAAGGTCTCGATCGAGAATGTTGCAGCCGGGTTCCTCAAGGACAACGGACTGATCTGA
- a CDS encoding ABC transporter permease, translating to MDTLSFMANNIGVILALAGEHISIVAVAVGLAILTGVPIGIAITQNKRIADTVLYVASIIVTIPSIALFGLMIPLLSTIGQGIGWLPAVIAILLYSQLPIVRNTYTAITNVDPALREAATGMGMTPVQRLLQVEIPLAVPVIMAGVRTAVVMNIGVAAIAAYIGAGGLGVLISRGISQTDPRQLITGAIAVSLLAIAADWVLLRLQKRLTPAGLQR from the coding sequence ATGGATACGCTGAGCTTCATGGCCAACAATATTGGCGTGATCCTGGCCCTGGCCGGTGAACATATTTCAATCGTGGCCGTCGCAGTCGGTCTTGCAATTCTCACGGGCGTGCCCATCGGTATTGCCATTACGCAAAACAAGCGCATCGCCGATACGGTACTTTATGTTGCGTCGATCATCGTCACCATTCCGTCGATTGCCCTTTTCGGCCTGATGATTCCGCTCCTGTCGACCATCGGCCAGGGTATTGGCTGGCTGCCGGCAGTCATCGCCATCCTGCTTTATTCCCAGTTGCCCATTGTTCGCAACACCTACACTGCCATCACGAATGTCGATCCGGCCTTGCGCGAAGCTGCCACCGGCATGGGAATGACCCCGGTTCAAAGACTTCTCCAGGTCGAGATCCCGCTTGCCGTGCCGGTGATCATGGCAGGCGTGCGAACTGCGGTGGTGATGAACATCGGGGTCGCCGCGATTGCGGCCTATATCGGTGCAGGCGGCCTCGGTGTGCTGATATCGCGTGGAATTTCGCAGACCGATCCGCGGCAGCTCATCACCGGCGCCATCGCCGTCTCCCTCCTCGCAATCGCCGCCGACTGGGTCCTCCTGCGGCTGCAGAAGCGCCTGACGCCCGCGGGCCTGCAACGCTGA
- a CDS encoding TolC family protein — protein sequence MASEYLRSVLTVAALTGGLAACSPFSDTPPPATSIGLPESPQNFAVRAEDEPGLVDDNWVASFDDQKLNALVSEAMTNNLSLKGTAAKVREAEARARRAGAELSPEVDLSGSGGRGGPLQDTATGSFDLGLQASWELDVWNRLGNEAQAATLDAIAARADYRGARLSLAGQVATSWFVLLGDARQVELDERNLQTQLQAYNVVDARVETGLVMPLDRNVAQADVARAREQLAQSKGAFDDAARSLEIVLGRYPSAEIEAAKKLTEVPPPTPAGLPSELLERRPDIVAADRRVAAAYNRTAAAKAARLPQFSLTANIGGTSQNLKDVLDPINIAWNFAGNIFMPVFDGGRLETEAEISTALQEEALASYADLALNAFGEVETALANEGVLRTQEEQLKITVQQLSEAENITMARYREGQVNYLDVNQVRQERISAEKQHLGLQVERLKQRVQLHLVLGGSFKEDEPPASDLPKPGMDSEKSGEPAAPAA from the coding sequence ATGGCTTCCGAATACCTTCGATCCGTTCTGACGGTCGCGGCCCTCACCGGAGGTCTGGCGGCATGTTCGCCCTTCAGCGACACGCCACCGCCTGCGACATCCATCGGTTTGCCGGAATCCCCGCAGAACTTTGCGGTTCGGGCCGAGGATGAGCCCGGCCTGGTCGATGACAACTGGGTTGCGAGTTTCGACGACCAGAAACTCAATGCGCTGGTCAGTGAGGCGATGACCAACAACCTGAGCCTGAAGGGCACGGCAGCCAAGGTGAGGGAGGCCGAGGCCAGGGCGCGTCGTGCCGGTGCCGAGCTCAGTCCGGAAGTCGACTTGTCGGGCAGTGGCGGGCGGGGCGGCCCCCTTCAGGATACGGCTACGGGCAGCTTCGACCTCGGGTTGCAGGCGTCCTGGGAACTGGATGTGTGGAACAGACTGGGAAATGAAGCCCAGGCGGCCACTCTCGATGCCATCGCCGCCCGGGCTGACTATCGCGGTGCCCGCCTGTCGCTTGCCGGCCAGGTGGCGACCTCATGGTTCGTGTTGCTTGGCGATGCCCGGCAGGTCGAGCTCGACGAGCGCAATCTCCAGACACAGTTGCAGGCCTACAATGTCGTCGATGCGCGAGTCGAGACCGGGCTGGTCATGCCACTCGACCGCAATGTCGCCCAGGCCGACGTGGCGCGGGCGCGTGAGCAGCTGGCGCAGAGCAAGGGCGCATTCGACGATGCCGCCCGAAGCCTCGAGATTGTCCTCGGGCGTTATCCGTCCGCCGAAATCGAGGCGGCAAAGAAGCTTACCGAGGTTCCTCCGCCCACACCGGCCGGCCTGCCATCCGAATTGCTTGAGCGACGCCCCGATATCGTCGCAGCCGATCGCCGGGTCGCAGCCGCATATAATCGTACTGCTGCCGCAAAGGCCGCCCGTCTGCCGCAGTTTTCGCTGACAGCCAACATCGGTGGCACCAGCCAGAACCTCAAGGACGTGCTCGACCCGATCAACATCGCCTGGAACTTCGCCGGCAATATCTTCATGCCCGTCTTTGATGGAGGACGTCTGGAAACCGAGGCGGAGATCTCGACGGCGCTGCAGGAAGAGGCTCTCGCGAGTTACGCCGATCTTGCATTGAATGCGTTCGGCGAGGTGGAGACCGCCCTGGCCAATGAGGGTGTTCTGCGCACGCAGGAAGAGCAGTTGAAGATTACCGTGCAGCAATTGAGCGAAGCCGAGAACATCACCATGGCGCGCTATCGCGAAGGGCAGGTGAACTATCTGGATGTGAACCAGGTCCGACAGGAGCGCATCTCGGCGGAAAAGCAGCATCTCGGTCTCCAGGTCGAACGGCTCAAGCAGCGCGTGCAGCTTCACCTCGTCCTGGGTGGATCGTTCAAGGAGGACGAGCCGCCGGCGTCCGATCTGCCGAAACCCGGCATGGACAGTGAAAAGAGCGGTGAACCGGCGGCTCCTGCCGCCTGA